CAGCTGCGGCTCGACCGGGCGCAGGCTGTCGGCAGCCAGTTGCTCTTTGAGTCGCACCAACGACGTTGTGGCGGGGTTTGATAACGTTGCAGGCTGGGAAACCTGCAGATCAACCAAGGTTGCGTCGCTGGCCGTCTGGGATGCAGGCGCAGCGGCGTCTGCGGTCTCATTGCCGCGCTTGCTCGGACGGCGCGAGAGCATGCTCAATGCACCCTCGGGCTGGGCAGACGAATGGCGGGGCGATGCCTGCGGGGATGCTTCTTCCTCAACCTCATGAGTGCCTAGAGTTGACGCTGACACGGGGCTATTGAACGGATTGGCGGATGCAGCAGGTTTCATCAGATTTCTCCTGGCGCTTGATGCAGTGGCGGCATCGATCAATGGCCGATGGCCGGTGGCTAGGGATGCAATCGTCAACCAGCCTGGAGCTGGCTGCATTGTTCAGGGGGCGGAGTGGTCGCCACGACGCCACGGGGACACTGGGTTTGGCCACGCGGCGCAAACATTTCAGAGATGATGCTCCAAACAGCGGGTTGCATTGCGCGTGGATTTCACCAAACTGCCGGGACCACCTTTGCCGGATAACAGAATTGACGTCGCTGCATCCGAATCCCCCGTCGGTGTGGGCCGATGTCGGGTGCGGGCGTGGTACGCCATCAAAACGTGAGGACAGCCAATCGGCATGCCTCAGCCAGTACCTGGTCGCCAACCCATCACCACCTGGCTGCGCGCGGCACTGACCGATGGCCGCCTGGCGCCGGTGGACCCGGAGTTCGCCTCGCAACAGCTGCAGTCGCTGATCAAGGGCTTTGCGTTCTGGCCGCAGCTGGCCTTCGGCCAGCCGCCGTTGTCGGCCGCGCAACAGGCGCAGGTGGCCGAGTCGGCGCTGGCGATGTTTCTGGCGCTGTACTGGCGCACGTAAGCTCCGCTTGCAACACGGCGGCGCGTGCGCAGGCGGGCGTGGTCCTGTGCCCGGAGGCGGCCGTGCCGTTCTCACCCTGCGCGCTGTTCGTGCCGTCCATGCGCCGCTGGCTGACGTGCGATGTTCTGCCTGCCGTTGCAGTGCATCTGTGCGCACCGGCAGGCATTGTCCAACATCAACATGGCGCTTGAGCACGCTGCGTGCACGCAGGCGCGGCTCACGCGCCGGCAGCATCCTGCGTCCACACCGCCAGCACGTACCCGTGCGGGTCGGTGAAGTGGAAACGCCGCCCGCCCGGGAATGCGAACACCGGGCGGGTGATGATGCCGCCAGCGGCTTCGATGCGTGCCTGGGAGGCCGCCAGATCGTCCGAGGCCAGCACCACCAGGGCGCCACCTGGTTGCGGGGCGCCATGGAAGAAGCCGCCGCTCAGGCGGCCGTCGCGGAACTCGCAATAGTCCGGGCCATAGTCCTGGAACGTCCAGTCCAACGCCGCAGCGTAGAACGCCTTGGCGGTGGCGATGGAGGTCACGGCAAATTCCAGATAGTCGATACGGTGATGCTGTGCACTGTGTTGCATGGCGATGTCCTGGCGGTCGGTGGCTGCACAGCGTGCCCTGCGCAGCGACCTGGCGGCTTGGCGAAAACGGCCATCACTGCACGTGCTGCTGCACCAGCTCGCGCGGACTCAAACCGGCCAGCTGCCGCGCATCGTGCACCAGATGCGGCGCATCGCCATACCCGGCCTCCAGCGCAGCGGCGGTCAGCGTGGGCTGGCTGCCTGCCAGCCGCAGGAAACGCTGCAGCCGCAAGATCCGCTCCAGCGTCTTGGGGCCATAGCCGAACGCGGCATGGCAGCGCCGCCGCAGCTGACGCTCGCTGATTTCCAGGCTTGTGCACAACGCAGGCAGGCGCGGCGGCGCTGCTCCGGCCAGCTGGGCGAAGGTGAACGCCATCTGCCGGTCCACTGGTGCTGCGCGCTGCCGACACAGCGCGTGCAACGTCTGCACCACGTCGGCGCCATCGCACAGCTTCTGTTGCCAGTCGCCCGCACCGCGCCCCCACAGCGCATCCAGTGCCACGCGCTGGTCGGCGATGTGGTGCAGTGGAAGACCGAGCACACCGGCGGCCGCGCCTGCCGTCAATCGCACGCCGGTGAGCACGTTGCTGGCGTCCACACAGGCCATGGTCGCGGCTTGGTCGGGGCCGGCGACGAACAACGAAGCGCCATCCCAGATCAGGTCGACACAGCCGTCGGGCAACACCCGCACCGGCGCACTGGCCGCGCCTTGCCGATAGCGCCAGCTGCAACGCAGCTGGGTGCGCAACTCGGGCGGCGGCGGCAGTTGCGTGTAGCGGGATTGGGTGTGCGGGGGCATGGCGGCAGTCTGCGGCAAAACGTGTCGATGCACCTGGAGGACGAGGCGTGCCGAGCTGTGCTGCGGTGGTCGCGCCACCGCGGCGCCCTCCCCTCAGCGCTCCGAATCGCCGCCTTCGTCGTAGCCGCGCGGCGTAAACAGATCCGGCTGGATCAGTTCGATGAAGGCGCGCGCCTGCGGCGACAGGTACTTGCCCTTGCGCACCACCACGCCATAGCTGCGGGTGGGGAAAAAATCCTTCAGCGAGCGCGTGGCAAGCCGGTCGCGATCGGCATCGGTCACGCAGATCGCGGTGACGATGGAAATGCCCATGCCCATCGCCACATATTGCTTGATCACCTCCCAGCCGCCCACCTCCAGCGCCACGGTGTACGGCACGCGGGCCTGCTGGAAGATCAGGTCGACCAGGCGATAGGTGACCTGCCGGCGCGGCGGCAGGATCAGCGGATACGGCGAGAGTTCCTGTAGCGTCACGCTGGCCTTGCGCGCCAACGGATGATCGGGCGGGGTGATCAGCAATTGCTCGAAGCGATACACCGGCGCGTAGGACAGGTCGGCCGGCACATCCAGCATCGAGCCGACCGCCAGGTCCACCGCATCCTCGCGCAACAGGTCGGTCCCATCGGCGCTGATGGCGTTGTGCAGGGTCAACCGCACATCCGGGTGGCGCGCGCGGAAGTTCTCCACGATGCGCGGCAGCAGGTACAGGATGGTGGAGCTGTTGGCGGCAATGGTGAGTTCGCCGGCATCCAGCCCGCGCACCTTTTCGCGAAAGCTGGCTTCCAGCCCGTCCAGGCTTTCCACCAGCGGCAGCGCCATGTCGTACAGCAGCTGGCCCTCGCGACTGGGCGCCAGGCGTCGCCCGGAGCGCTCGAACAACGGCACACCCAGATCGCGTTCCAGCGCCTGCAACTGCAGCGTCACCGCCGGCTGACTGACGTAAAGCGCCTCAGCCGCCCGTGAGACAGATCCCAGGCGTACGGTCTGACAGAAGGCACGCAGGGGCTTGAGCCGGTCGGATTTGTAGGAAAAACGCGGAGTTGGCGCCATAGGGCAGCTGACAATGCGCAAAGTATAAGTTGAGCTTATTTACAGCATTGATAAAACTGCTTTGTCAAATACTGTTTGCCGGCGCACGGTGAATGCCCGGACGCACACGGATCTCCCACATGTCTGCCACCGCTTTCGCCCCACGCTCCACCGACCGGGCCACGCCCGGCCTGTCATTGACCACCCAGGTCGCCGGGCAGGCCGAACTCCTGCCGCCGGCCGCGTTGGCCCTGCTGGTGTCATTGCACCGCGCCATCGAACCGGGCCGGCAGCAGCGCCTGGCACAGCGGCGCGCGCGCCAGGCCGCGTTCGATGCCGGCCAGCTGCCGGACTTCCGCGACGACACCCGCGCCATCCGCGCCGGCGACTGGCGCGTGGCCCCGCTGCCGGCAGCGCTGCATGACCGTCGCGTGGAGATCACCGGCCCGACCGATCCGAAGATGGTCATCAACGCGTTGAACTCCGGCGCCAAGGTGTTCATGGCCGACTTCGAGGATTCCACCGCACCCACCTGGCGCAACCTGCTGGCCGGCCAGCGCACCCTGGCGGCAGCGGTGCGCGGCGATCTGCGCTTCGACGCCCCCAACGGCAAGCACTACGCGCTGCGCCCGGAAGCCGAGCGTGCGGTGCTGATCGTGCGCCCGCGCGGCTGGCACCTGGACGAGAAGCACGTCCACATCGACGGCCAGCCGCTGGCCGGCGGCCTGTTCGACGCGGCGCTGTTCGCCTTCCACAACGCCCGCACCCTGCTGGCCAAGGACCGTGGCCCGTATCTGTATCTGCCCAAGTTGCAGAGCATGGAAGAAGCCGCGCTGTGGGAGACCGCGCTGGCGCATATCGAAGCGATGCTCGGCCTGCCGCACGGGCAGATCAGGGTGACCGTGCTGATCGAAACGCTGCCGGCGGTGTTCGAGATGGACGAGATCCTGCACGCGCTGCGCGAGCGCATCGTCGGGCTCAATTGCGGGCGCTGGGACTACATCTTTTCGTATCTGAAGACCTTCCGGTCGCACCGCGACCGCGTGCTGCCCGAGCGCGGCCAGGTCACCATGACCCAGCCATTCCTGAAGGCCTATTCGGAGCTGCTGATCAAGACCTGCCATCGCCGCGGTGCGCATGCGATGGGCGGCATGGCTGCGCAGATTCCGATCAACCACGACGAAGCCGCCAACGAACAGGCCATGGCCCGCGTGCGTGCCGACAAGCTGCGCGAAGTCAGCGCCGGTCACGACGGCACCTGGGTGGCGCATCCGGCGCTGATTCCGGTGGCGATGAAGCTGTTCGACGAACACATGCCCACCGCGCACCAGCAACACGTGCTGCGCAACGATGTGCAGGTGACGCGCGACATGCTGATCGCCCCGTCCCCCGGCACCATCACCCGCGCTGGTTTCGAAGGCAATGTCGACGTCTGCGTGCGGTATCTGGCCGCGTGGCTGGATGGCAACGGCTGCGTGCCGATCCATAACCTCATGGAAGACGCCGCCACCGCCGAAATCAGCCGCGCGCAACTATGGCAATGGCTGCATCACGGCCAGCATCTGGACGACGGTACCGCCATCGACAGACAGCTGTTGCAGGCCAGCCTGCGCGCGTTGCCGGCCCGGCTGGGCACTGCCGGCACGCTGCCCGGCGCCGCGCGCATCGATGAGGCGATCGCGCTGCTGGAAGAACTCAGCCGCGCCGACGAGCTGGCCGATTTCCTCACCGTTCCGGCCTACCGCCTGATCGACTGATCGCCGCGCTGCAGCGGCCCTGGCGCTGCAGCGCTCACCGCAACGTTCCACACCGCCCGTTGCGCGTGCCTGCGCAGCGGAAGGCCTCGCCATGCCGCGTGCATCGTCATGCACACCGTTCCTTCCCCCGTTGCATCCGTCGTACCTCTTCAGGAGAACGCAAGATGAGCACTGCACTGCAAAGCGCCGACCACCTGCAGCAGGACTGGGCCAGCAACCCGCGCTGGGCCGGCATCACCCGCAATTACACCGCCGCCGACGTAGTGCGCCTGCGCGGCACCGTGCATGTGGAGCACTCGCTGGCGCGGCTGGGCGCCGACAAGCTGTGGACCTCGTTGCATGCCACGCCGTTCGTCAACGCGCTGGGCGCGTTGACCGGCAACCAGGCCATGCAGCAGGTCAAGGCCGGCCTGAAGGCGATCTACCTGTCCGGCTGGCAGGTGGCGGCCGATGCCAATCTGGCCGGGCAGATGTATCCGGACCAATCGCTGTACCCGGCCGACTCGGTGCCGGCGGTGGTCAAGCGCATCAACAACACCTTGCTGCGCGCCGATCAGCTGCACCATGCCGAAGGCAAGGACACCATCGACTTCCTGCAGCCCATCGTGGCCGACGCCGAAGCCGGTTTCGGTGGCGTGCTCAACGCCTTCGAACTGATGAAGGCGATGATCGAAGCCGGTGCGGCCGGCGTGCATTTCGAAGATCAGCTGGCCTCGGTCAAGAAGTGCGGGCACATGGGCGGCAAGGTGCTGGTACCCACCTGCGAGGCGATCGAGAAGTTGAACGCCGCGCGCCTGGCAGCCGACGTGCTGGGCGTGCCGACCGTGCTGATCGCACGCACCGATGCCGAAGCGGCCGACCTGATCACCAGCGACGTGGACGCCAACGATCGCGCGTTCACTACCGGCGAGCGCACCGTCGAAGGGTTCTTCAAGACCCGCAACGGATTGGAGCAGGCCATCAGCCGGGGCCTGGCGTATGCACCCTACGCCGACCTGATCTGGTGCGAGACCGGCAAGCCGGACCTGGAATTCGCGCGCGCCTTCGCGCAGGCCATCCACGCCAGGTTCCCCGGCAAACTGCTGGCCTACAACTGCTCGCCGAGCTTCAACTGGAAGAAGAACCTGGATGACGCCACCATCGCCAGGTTCCAGACCGAGCTGGCCAGCTACGGCTACAAGTTCCAGTTCATCACCCTGGCCGGCTTCCATGCGTTGAACCACAGCATGTTCCAGTTGGCACATGGCTATGCGCGCCGCCAGATGAGTGCTTTCGTCGAACTGCAACAGGCCGAATTCGAAGCGGCCGAGATGGGCTTTACCGCAGTCAAGCACCAGCGCGAAGTCGGCACCGGCTACTTCGATGCAGTGACCCAGGCGATCCAGCAGGGCCAGTCGTCCACCACCGCGTTGCGCGGCTCCACCGAAGAAGAGCAGTTCCATGGCGAGAAGGCGGCCTAGCCTGCAGCAGGCCGCCGCATGTCGCCACCCCGGAAGGGGGAAGGGGCTCGGGAAACCGAGCCCCTTTTTGCGTCCAATACCCGTCATCTTGTCTCTTTCTTGGTGAGAACAACTGTGATGTGGTGCTGAACAGGCGGCTACGGTAGGATTTGCCCACGGGCTAACGTTGCAGGCCGGCCTGAGGATGAGGGATGACTTGCCATAAAACCGCAGGCGCGGTCGAACCGACGGGAAGCGTTGCCAAGACGCTGTCCGACGGGCTGCATGCGTCAATGACAGCCGACGAGTTGGCGTTCTTCGCCCGCTTTGGCCGTACCCGCGATATCGCGGCAGGCCAGGCCTTGTTCGAGCGCGGTGCGGTGGGCACGCAGATGTTCATCGTGATCAGCGGCCAGATCGATCTGGATTTCGGCGAAGACCTGATGCTCAAGCATCTGGGGCCTGGCGAATTCTTCGGCGAGCTCGGCTTGCTGATCGGCGACCACGCGCGCAGCGCCGGTGCCAGCGCCTCGATGGACAGCCGCCTGATCGAACTGGCACATGCCGATTTCGAACGGCTCGTGGACCACGACCCGTCGATGGTGGCGCATTTCCTGCGTCGCTCGATCGTGCGCGTGGTCAACAACGAGCAATTGCTGATCCGTCAGCTGCGCCGTCGCAACCACGATCTGGAAGCGGCGCTGGACAATCTCTATGTCACCTCGCACCAGCTCAACCACACCGAAGAGCTGAGCCGCACCGATGAGTTGACCGGCCTGCACAACCGACGCGGCCTGGCGCTGTATCTGCAGGAATGCCGGCGCGCCGGCAATGTGCCCGGCGTGGGGCTGATCCTGATCGATTGCGATCGCTTCAAGCGCATCAACGACGAATTCGGCCATCTGGCCGGGGACCGCGTATTGCAGAACGTGGCCCATGCCTTGCGTTCGGTGATCGCCGATGGCGATCTGGCCTGCCGCCTGGGGGGCGACGAATTCTGCGTGCTGGTTGCGCAAGGCGCCCCGGAGCTGGTGCATCACATCGGCGAGTGCATCGTGCGTGCGGTGGAAGCGCGCCTGTGCAACGGCCAGAGCGAGCAGGGCTGCTCAGTCAGTGTCGGGCTGTGCATGATCGACGCGGAAGCGGCCTGGAACGATTGGTACACACTTGCCGACAGCGCCTTGTACGAAGCAAAGCGACAAGGCGGCAACGTGCTGTGCATGCACGACACGCTCGCCGTGACCACCGCGCCGCTTCCCGGCATTGCGCCCGAACCGGATACCCGCTGAGCAATGAGCGCCCGCACCCACGCACGCAAGGACGCGTCGTCGGAAGCGATCCAGGCGCCGCGTCTGCGCACCTTGTTGCTGACCGACCTGTGCGATTCGACCGCGCTGGTCGAACGCATCGGCGACAACGCCGCCGCCGCGCTGTTCCGCGAGCATGACCGCCTGGTGGTCATGTTGCAGCAGCAGTGGCGCGGCCGCCTGATCGACCGCTCCGATGGCCTGTTGCTGCTGTTCGACCGCCCCATCGACGGGCTGGGCTTTGCGCTGGACTATGCCCGCGGCCTGAAGGCGATGAGCCAGAGCCACGCGCAAACGCTGTGCGCGCGACAGGGCCTGCACGTGGGCGAGGTGCTGACCTGGCGCAACAGCGAGGAGGCGGTAAGCATCGGCGCCAAGCCGCTGGAAGTGGAAGGGCTGGCCAAGCCCACCGCCGCACGGCTGATGTCGATGGCGCGGCCGGGGCAGATCCTGATCTCGGCCGTCGCCGAATCGTTGACGCATCGCGCCGCACGCGAACTGGGCGACCGTGCCGAGCGCATCCTGTGGAAATCGCACGGCCGCTGGCGCTTCAAGGGCGTGCCCACGCCGATGGAGATCTACGAAGTCGGCGAAGTCGGCCTGACCCCGCTGCGCGTGCCGAAGAACTCGGCCAAGGCCTGGCGCGACATTCCGCTCTGGCGTCGACCTGCCGCGCTGGTAGCCGAGGTTTGCGTCGTACTGGCGGTAGGTATCGCCGTCTGGTTCTTTGTCCGTCCACAACCGGCGATCGCGTTCGCAAATCGTGACTGGGTTGTGGTGGGCGATGTCCGTAATCTCACCGGCAACACGCTGCTGGACAGCACCTTGGAGCAGGCGCTGCGGATCAGCCTGGAGCAATCGCGCTACGTCAACGTGCTGAGTGACATGAAGGTGCGCGATACGGTGAAACGAATGCAGCGCGATCCCAATGCGTTGGTCATCGATCGCAGCATTGCCTCGGAAGTGGCGCTGCGCGATGGCGCTAGCGCTGTCATTCTTCCGACCGTGGCCGAGATCGGAGGGAAATTGCGTTTCAGTGTGGAGCTGGTGGATCCACGCACACAGACCACTGTGCACTCGGAATTCGTGCAGGGCGAGGGATTGCAATCTGCGTTGTCATCGGTCGACCAGATCACCCGAAAGCTGAGGCTGGGCCTGGGCGAGCTTGCGGCATCAGTCGACAAGAATTCCATCCCGCTTCCTGCAGTCACGACGTCCAGCCTGGATGCGTTACGTGCTTACGCACTCGGTGAGGATGCGACTGCGCGGGGACAATGGCGCGAGGGGCTTGAACTGTTTGATCGCGCCGTTGCCATCGATCCCACCTTTGCCCTCGCATACCTGGGAGCGGCGCGGATCAAGGTTGCCTTGTCAGACCGTCGTGGTGCACTTCCGTACCTGGACAAGGCTATTCGCTACCGCTCGCGCCTTCCCGAACGTGATCAGCTGTACCTGGATGCCTGGGCGGCAGAGTTGCGCACCGTCAGCAAGGCGCTGCCGTTATGGAGAACCTTGGCATCCCTCTACCCGGACAACTTCGCTGGTGCCGCCAATACGTCGTGGCATCTATTCGTAGCCAACCGTTTTTCCGATGCGTTGCCGTATGCCCGCACCGCCGACGTCGTGCAGGATCCCATGCGATCCATTGCCACGGATCGTGTCGGACGGATCCTGCTCGCGCAAGGGATGACAGCGGAGGCTCTGCACCAGTTCGAGCGCTCCGGTGACGGAGATCGCGCTGGCCCCCTGAGGCGCAAGGCCAATGCATTGGCAGTGATGGGCCGTTACCCAGATGCGCAGAAAGCGCTCGATCAGATCGTGGAGAACGGATACGCCAACGACGATGTCGTCCCCCTGATCGATCGCACCAGCATTGCACTCGACCATGCAGACTGGAGGACCGCACGGGCTGCCATCGCCCAGGGCCTTGCGCGAAGCGAACAAACCGATACATTCAGCCATCGCCAGTTCCTTGTAATTGCAGCCAGCACGTCAGATATTGTCGATGGCGTGGCAAACGTGCTGCCCGTGCTCAGCTCAGCCTATGATCAGCTGATAGGTGAGGTGAAAGCTGCAGCTCCCGACGATCCCAATCTGCAAGACAATGCTGCAATGTTGCTGATCCTGGTAAGCCAGGCACAGCGCCATGGGGATGACGGCCTGACCGCACGTGCGCTGGCGGCCATCGAGCCGGCGCTTTTGAATGAATCTACGGTACTCGCAAGGCTGCGTGCCATTGTCGATGCGCAGCATCTGGCGTTGGGCGGCAGGCATGAGGCAGCGCTTGCTCGCCTGCCTGTCAGGGACAGCGATCTATTCCAGACACGTGTCGCCCTGTACGCGTTGCTGCAGCAGGCGGGACGAGATGCCGAGGCACTGGAGCAGGCGCGCTGGCTGGCTTCACACCGTGGGCTTGCCTACATCGAGGCAAATGCCTCGCAGACATTGCAACCACTCAATGTAGCCAACGCACGCATTGCACAGCTTTGGGCGGCCGAATCCCTACACGCGTTGGGGCGTACCCAGGAAGCACGTAAACAGGTCCAGGCGTTCACGCGCGCCTGGCCTGTGCCGCAGTTGCCGCCCTACTTGCGCAGCAGGGTGGAGCGAATACTCTCCGATTCGAAGGCAAAGATCACGGTGTGATTGGTCTTTTCGGTCAACTGGCTGTGCAATTCTGCACGCGCCTGAGCGATGTCTTCCTTTGAGGCGAGCTGGCTGGAGGTCATGCAGTAATAAGCGTCGCCTGGCCCCGGGGCGGCGTTGGTTACGATGGCGCCAGGTGCGCCGATCTGGGCCAGTGCCTGTGCTGGATTGCACTGGAAGCAATCACGGAATGCATCGTCGCTGGAAAGCAACTCCAGAAGCTTGTCTGCGATGGAGGCATCAATCGCGGGATGGGCAGTATCGCTCGTCAAGGCCATGGTCTTCTCGAGTGGGAGAGTGTGGGCTGAGGGTAACTGAGACAATATCGACCGTATTTATCGGTCCTTGAGAAGTTCAGATGCAGATCCGTCGATGCACCACATTGTTCTTCGAACTTCGCGACGATGCAGTATTCGATCTTGCTCAGTTGCTGGCGGGAGGCGATGGGTTACGACGCCGTACGCGCTGGCTTGCACTGGCGCCCCACCTGGATGCGGAGATAGAGGTCGCGGCGGCTGAGCGCGACTTTCTTGGAGAGCTCAGTCACCTACGGTGGCAATCGATTGAGCAGCTGGCTTCGGTTCCCGCGGGGATCGACCGCCTGATGGATTGCGGTCTGGTCATCAGCGACTGTCCGGAACATGCCGGGCATCGAGACAGGGCGGTCTCAACTTGCAAGTGCAACACGTGAGTTGAATTGAGCGATCTCTTCTTCCAGCGCCTGGTTCGGCGTCTTCCAGCCAAGCGTCTGCCGTGGCCGGGCGTTNCCTGATTAGCCCTGACCATCAGCCGCCTGTCGCAGGATCTGCGCCGCGCTGGGTGGATGCTGCTGTCACCTGAAGCCAACGAGGTGGCGTGATGAGTATCAATGCCGTGCAGTTCCAAGCGGGATTGTCGATGCCTGAGTTCTTCGCGTCCTACGGCACCGAAGCCAAGTGCTATCGCGCGCTTTACAAGTGGCGCTGGCCGCAAGGCTTTCGTTGCCCTGTTTGTGCCGGACGCGTGCGCTCGCGTTTCAAGCGGGGTGCTGCGATCTACTACCAATGCAGCGCGTGCCGGCATCAGACCAGCCTGATTGCAGGCACGATGTTCGAAGGCACCAAGCTGCCGCTGCGCACCTGGATGCTGGCGTTGCACCTGCTGACCTCGACCAAAACCAACATGGCCGCGCTGGAGTTGATGCGGCATCTGGGCGTCAACTACAAGACGGCCTGGCGGATGAAACACAAGATCATGCAGGTTATGGCCGAGCGCGAATCCATGCGGAAACTGGCGGGTTTCGTGCAGATCGACGATGCCTATCTCGGCGGCGAGCGTAACGGTGGCAAGGCCGGACGCGGATCGGAGAACAAACAAGCGTTCCTGATTGCGGTGCAGACCGATGCCACCTTCACCGCGCCGCGCTTTGTGGTGATCGAGCCGGTGCGCAGCTTCGACAACACCTCGCTGCAGGACTGGATTGCCCGTCGCTTGGCGCCCGAATGCGAGGTCTACACCGATGGGCTGGCCTGCTTCCGCCGGCTAGAAGACGCCGGCCACGCGCACACCACGCTGGACACTGGCGGTGGTCGTGCCGCGACCGAAACGGCCGGTGCACGTTGGCTCAACGTGGTGCTGGGCAATCTCAAACGCGCCATCAGTGGCGTGTATCACGCCATCGCGCAAGGCAAATACGCAAGGCGTTACCTGGGAGAAGCGGCCTATCGTTTTAATCGTCGATTCCGCTTGCGCGAGATGCTGCCACGACTTGCCACGGCCATGATGCAATCCACACCATGCCCAGAGCCGGTTTTNNNNNGCGGCTGGCGACGGCGCTGCTGCGTTGCACACCTTGCCCAGAGCGCGTTTTGCGTATGGCAAGCAACTTCCATGGCTGAGGGATGGGGCTAATCAGGAAATGGGTTGCACTATCTCAACGACAAACAACGCCCCGCACTCGCCGCGCCAAGAGGACGCGCCTCCCCTTCCGCCGCAGACGCGGCAATCCTTTGTGGGTGTTGTAAATGGGCTGTTGAGCGATTTGCCCAAGCGTCGGCGTCGTGGCGGTTTGCTCTCCGATCCTGATATCTCCCTCGCCGGCTACTTGCTGAGCAAAGCCGTCATCGGGGATCCGGTCGAGCCCCAGGACATCCCTCGGCTGCACAAGGCGAACAACACGATGCAGGAGACACGGGCGCGCTTCCCATACGGACGCGGCAACGTCGCCACCGACATTGCCGTCAGCGATCACGCATCCAGTCAACATGCGCAGGCCGCACATGATGTGTTTGTCGATCTGGTGCGCGGCGCGGCGCCGGCGTCAATGCTCACGAATCCGACGCTGGGGCATGCGGTCGTATCTGAATTCGTCCAGGGCGGTCATTGCGCCGGATATGCTGCCGTAGCAACCATGCGACATGTACAGAAGCTTCAGCCAGAAGAAAGCGTCCACTATGTCCAGCACAACCATCAGGGCCATGACTGGGCTGAGTCGCGCGTGCCGGACGGACATCACAAGACCATCGTCCTAGACCCTTGGGCTCAAGGACCGGCGGTGT
The window above is part of the Xanthomonas cassavae CFBP 4642 genome. Proteins encoded here:
- a CDS encoding NHLP-related RiPP peptide, encoding MALTSDTAHPAIDASIADKLLELLSSDDAFRDCFQCNPAQALAQIGAPGAIVTNAAPGPGDAYYCMTSSQLASKEDIAQARAELHSQLTEKTNHTVIFAFESESIRSTLLRK
- a CDS encoding putative peptide modification system cyclase, which codes for MSARTHARKDASSEAIQAPRLRTLLLTDLCDSTALVERIGDNAAAALFREHDRLVVMLQQQWRGRLIDRSDGLLLLFDRPIDGLGFALDYARGLKAMSQSHAQTLCARQGLHVGEVLTWRNSEEAVSIGAKPLEVEGLAKPTAARLMSMARPGQILISAVAESLTHRAARELGDRAERILWKSHGRWRFKGVPTPMEIYEVGEVGLTPLRVPKNSAKAWRDIPLWRRPAALVAEVCVVLAVGIAVWFFVRPQPAIAFANRDWVVVGDVRNLTGNTLLDSTLEQALRISLEQSRYVNVLSDMKVRDTVKRMQRDPNALVIDRSIASEVALRDGASAVILPTVAEIGGKLRFSVELVDPRTQTTVHSEFVQGEGLQSALSSVDQITRKLRLGLGELAASVDKNSIPLPAVTTSSLDALRAYALGEDATARGQWREGLELFDRAVAIDPTFALAYLGAARIKVALSDRRGALPYLDKAIRYRSRLPERDQLYLDAWAAELRTVSKALPLWRTLASLYPDNFAGAANTSWHLFVANRFSDALPYARTADVVQDPMRSIATDRVGRILLAQGMTAEALHQFERSGDGDRAGPLRRKANALAVMGRYPDAQKALDQIVENGYANDDVVPLIDRTSIALDHADWRTARAAIAQGLARSEQTDTFSHRQFLVIAASTSDIVDGVANVLPVLSSAYDQLIGEVKAAAPDDPNLQDNAAMLLILVSQAQRHGDDGLTARALAAIEPALLNESTVLARLRAIVDAQHLALGGRHEAALARLPVRDSDLFQTRVALYALLQQAGRDAEALEQARWLASHRGLAYIEANASQTLQPLNVANARIAQLWAAESLHALGRTQEARKQVQAFTRAWPVPQLPPYLRSRVERILSDSKAKITV
- the avrXacE2 gene encoding type III secretion system effector avirulence protein AvrXacE2; the encoded protein is MGCTISTTNNAPHSPRQEDAPPLPPQTRQSFVGVVNGLLSDLPKRRRRGGLLSDPDISLAGYLLSKAVIGDPVEPQDIPRLHKANNTMQETRARFPYGRGNVATDIAVSDHASSQHAQAAHDVFVDLVRGAAPASMLTNPTLGHAVVSEFVQGGHCAGYAAVATMRHVQKLQPEESVHYVQHNHQGHDWAESRVPDGHHKTIVLDPWAQGPAVFASDSRFAANAQHTQERLALNAKDGDDIAAKTAAGAQYLLENCLPLTETHLKRLKAQQFHCAPEEVWQPQPVVSDAFRRRVRQGLATLTNSSELGLSRAEQSSKALKKMSIKSACALGFGKKAASAAAEDIAAAAYQLGEQSQ